Proteins from a single region of Natrinema salifodinae:
- a CDS encoding DHH family phosphoesterase, whose amino-acid sequence MYDELIASGDLPLARKSVLPGTGFFLPDTLEEDLEDQQIEAALEGAEVAVIADPDADGLACVALIREAYGDVQNIPEPEDDEDAADATDDADEENVVIEAGDADDPLEEPEPTPHNVALVPASPHDVEDALARVAEYGDEGIDLFVCDLAPDRYEYVEDELAAALETADRVAWYDHHQWGDDVAQSVRDAGVDLVVGDSDEECSADVVYRSLDYEFDERYEDLAAVTRDHDLWLREDPRSDDLADYAYWTDPAEYVEVVREYGVDLPDWVEEYIAERRVEKEALIDRAIARAEYREIGGYTVGVTYGRCSQNEVAEAMREEGADASVVVKPAGSASIRGTDAFDRCHEVAGKVNGGGHPKAAGCKPDIYDDMLDFANHWTSRGAVTKQVILDAFREVVADEADEADATEDETTDA is encoded by the coding sequence ATGTACGACGAACTCATCGCGAGCGGCGACCTGCCGCTCGCCCGCAAGTCCGTCCTCCCGGGAACCGGCTTCTTCCTGCCTGATACCCTCGAGGAGGACCTCGAAGACCAGCAGATCGAGGCCGCGCTCGAGGGCGCCGAGGTCGCGGTCATCGCCGACCCCGACGCCGACGGCCTGGCCTGCGTCGCACTCATCCGCGAAGCCTACGGCGACGTACAGAACATTCCCGAACCCGAGGACGACGAGGACGCGGCCGACGCGACGGACGACGCCGACGAGGAGAACGTCGTCATCGAGGCCGGCGACGCCGACGATCCGTTAGAGGAACCCGAACCGACGCCGCACAACGTCGCGCTCGTCCCCGCCAGCCCCCACGACGTCGAGGACGCCCTGGCCCGCGTCGCCGAGTACGGCGACGAAGGGATCGATCTCTTCGTCTGCGACCTCGCACCCGACCGCTACGAGTACGTCGAGGACGAACTCGCGGCCGCGCTCGAGACCGCCGATCGGGTCGCCTGGTACGATCACCACCAGTGGGGCGACGACGTCGCGCAGTCCGTTCGCGACGCCGGCGTCGACCTGGTCGTCGGCGACTCCGACGAGGAGTGCAGCGCCGACGTCGTCTACCGGTCGCTCGACTACGAGTTCGACGAGCGGTACGAGGACCTGGCGGCGGTCACCCGCGATCACGACCTCTGGCTGCGGGAGGACCCGCGCAGCGACGACCTGGCGGACTACGCCTACTGGACCGACCCCGCGGAGTACGTCGAGGTAGTCCGCGAGTACGGCGTCGACCTGCCCGACTGGGTCGAGGAGTACATCGCCGAGCGCCGGGTCGAGAAGGAGGCGCTGATCGATCGCGCGATCGCCCGCGCGGAGTACCGCGAGATCGGCGGCTACACCGTCGGCGTCACATACGGCCGCTGTTCGCAAAACGAGGTCGCCGAAGCGATGCGCGAGGAGGGCGCCGACGCCTCGGTGGTCGTCAAGCCGGCCGGCTCGGCCTCCATTCGCGGGACCGACGCGTTCGACCGCTGTCACGAGGTCGCGGGGAAGGTCAACGGTGGCGGCCATCCCAAGGCCGCGGGCTGCAAGCCCGACATCTACGACGACATGCTCGACTTTGCGAACCACTGGACCTCCCGCGGCGCCGTGACGAAACAGGTCATCCTCGATGCGTTCCGCGAGGTCGTCGCGGACGAGGCCGACGAAGCGGACGCGACGGAAGACGAGACGACGGACGCGTAA
- a CDS encoding universal stress protein, which translates to MFDTVVVATDGSESVKRAVDVALDLADRFDADVHALSVVDASEVDASPQQLREELRTALETTADAALATVEDRADGEVTTAIREGRPAAEICEYVREVDADVVATGTRGRHGENRLLLGSVAERIVRTSPVPVLSVRQLEPTGETETDVDGDDSAAEV; encoded by the coding sequence ATGTTCGATACGGTCGTGGTCGCCACCGACGGTTCCGAGAGCGTCAAGCGGGCCGTCGACGTCGCGCTCGATCTCGCTGACCGGTTCGACGCCGACGTCCACGCCCTGTCGGTGGTCGACGCCAGCGAGGTCGACGCCTCACCCCAACAGCTCCGGGAGGAACTCCGCACCGCCCTCGAGACGACCGCCGACGCGGCGCTCGCCACCGTCGAGGACCGGGCGGACGGGGAGGTAACGACCGCGATTCGCGAGGGCCGGCCCGCCGCCGAGATCTGCGAGTACGTTCGCGAGGTCGACGCGGACGTGGTCGCGACCGGCACCCGCGGTCGCCACGGCGAGAACCGCCTCCTGCTGGGTAGCGTCGCCGAACGCATCGTCCGCACCTCGCCCGTCCCCGTCCTGTCCGTGCGCCAGCTCGAACCGACGGGCGAGACCGAAACCGATGTCGACGGCGACGACTCGGCCGCCGAGGTCTGA
- a CDS encoding SDR family oxidoreductase — protein MSAPTLKAVEDQVIVITGASSGIGLTTARMAADRGASVVLAARSEDALREATEEIKATGGEAEYVVADVSDRDAVREIADVAEETYGGFDTWVNGAAVSIYGKLTDVPVEDMREQFEVNVWGLLYGSLEAAERMQGNGGGAIINIGSIVSDRAIILQGSYSASKHAVKGFTDSLRMELEREDAPVSVTLVKPSAIDTPFAEHAKNHMEREASLPAPVYAPETVARTILQAAAEPERELTVGAGGKNMIVLGRTLSRLMDRLMETVFYDQQRKDRPPSEDDGLEEPTADLAERGGYEGHVAESSLYTRLRQGRASNAVVVGLAATAVYAGYKAIRGR, from the coding sequence ATGAGTGCGCCGACGCTGAAAGCCGTCGAGGATCAGGTGATCGTGATCACCGGCGCGTCGTCGGGGATCGGACTGACGACCGCGCGGATGGCGGCCGACCGCGGCGCGTCGGTCGTCCTCGCCGCCCGCAGCGAGGACGCGTTGCGGGAGGCGACCGAGGAGATCAAAGCGACGGGCGGCGAGGCCGAATACGTCGTCGCCGACGTGAGCGACCGGGACGCCGTTCGCGAGATCGCCGACGTCGCCGAGGAGACCTACGGCGGGTTCGACACGTGGGTCAACGGGGCGGCCGTCTCCATCTACGGGAAGCTGACGGACGTTCCGGTCGAGGACATGCGCGAGCAGTTCGAGGTCAACGTCTGGGGGCTGCTGTACGGCTCGCTCGAGGCCGCCGAGCGCATGCAAGGGAACGGGGGCGGCGCGATTATCAATATCGGGAGCATCGTCTCCGATCGGGCGATCATCCTGCAGGGCAGCTACTCGGCCTCGAAACACGCCGTCAAGGGCTTTACCGACTCCCTGCGGATGGAACTGGAGCGGGAGGACGCACCCGTCTCCGTGACGCTCGTCAAGCCGAGCGCGATCGACACGCCGTTCGCGGAGCACGCGAAAAACCACATGGAGCGGGAGGCGTCGCTCCCGGCGCCCGTCTACGCACCCGAGACGGTCGCACGGACGATCCTCCAAGCCGCGGCAGAGCCGGAGCGCGAGCTCACCGTCGGTGCCGGCGGCAAGAACATGATCGTGCTCGGTCGGACCCTCTCGAGGCTGATGGATCGGCTCATGGAGACGGTGTTCTACGACCAACAGCGGAAAGATCGCCCGCCGAGCGAGGACGACGGGCTCGAGGAACCGACCGCCGACCTCGCGGAACGCGGCGGTTACGAGGGTCACGTCGCCGAGTCGAGTCTCTACACCAGGCTCCGCCAGGGGCGGGCCTCGAACGCGGTCGTCGTCGGACTCGCGGCGACCGCGGTGTACGCGGGGTACAAGGCGATCCGCGGTCGGTGA
- a CDS encoding GNAT family N-acetyltransferase yields the protein MVGARQYPDEPSGPFPSPPTAFEDREGRSIEVRAPDDFADAIDDIVAMYVEFDPSDRAQGIPPTGEDRIRNWLETIGEDSVNVVARHEGDTVGHAMLVPDVDDPSTIERGDDTEWELAIFVLQAYQRAGIGTVLLENLLGHAADVDTRRVWLTVERWNNPAIALYERVGFEATGTESFEQEMAILLDGDDE from the coding sequence ATGGTGGGAGCGCGTCAGTATCCGGACGAGCCGTCCGGCCCGTTCCCCTCGCCGCCGACGGCGTTCGAGGATCGGGAGGGGCGGTCGATCGAGGTCCGCGCACCGGACGATTTCGCCGACGCGATCGACGATATCGTCGCGATGTACGTCGAGTTCGACCCCTCCGACCGGGCCCAGGGGATCCCGCCGACCGGCGAGGACCGCATCCGCAACTGGCTCGAGACGATCGGCGAGGACAGCGTCAACGTCGTCGCCCGCCACGAGGGCGACACCGTCGGCCACGCGATGCTCGTCCCGGACGTCGACGATCCGTCGACGATCGAGCGGGGAGACGACACCGAGTGGGAGCTGGCGATCTTCGTCCTGCAGGCCTACCAACGGGCCGGCATCGGGACGGTACTGCTCGAGAACCTGCTGGGCCACGCCGCCGACGTCGACACCCGGCGCGTGTGGCTGACCGTCGAGCGCTGGAACAACCCGGCGATCGCCCTCTACGAACGAGTGGGGTTCGAGGCGACCGGCACCGAGAGCTTCGAACAGGAGATGGCCATTCTGCTCGACGGCGACGACGAGTGA
- a CDS encoding DUF7112 family protein yields MADRIASDHPSVQTVRSSCTETATGVKLEIPADDRDAFPTDEVVRVVLDGDELFARIDRALTGDDLAIPGVYETPDQARDPSGATDRLTEWIDDHDVPVDGSVLIDIVEPEFLYGLRAPGETAYYDAREPPTESLSDIAEQFEDQ; encoded by the coding sequence ATGGCAGACAGAATTGCGAGCGATCACCCATCAGTCCAGACGGTCCGGTCGTCCTGTACGGAGACCGCGACCGGCGTCAAACTCGAGATTCCGGCCGACGACCGCGACGCGTTTCCGACCGACGAGGTCGTCCGCGTCGTCCTCGACGGCGACGAACTGTTCGCGCGGATCGACCGGGCACTGACCGGCGACGATCTGGCGATCCCCGGCGTCTACGAGACGCCCGACCAGGCTCGCGACCCCAGCGGCGCGACCGATCGGCTCACGGAGTGGATCGACGACCACGACGTGCCGGTCGACGGTTCGGTCCTGATCGACATCGTCGAGCCCGAGTTCCTCTACGGACTGCGCGCGCCCGGCGAAACGGCGTACTACGACGCCCGCGAGCCGCCAACCGAGAGCCTGAGCGATATCGCAGAGCAGTTCGAGGACCAGTAG
- a CDS encoding DUF5807 family protein, producing MSDPREEFLAGERPEDVALFLADSYVSDERLEQFGDRVDDGTLIVVDGERGRSAFQAATGTGAMEFAKSAMNLEGIIDDDLTGGQCPEAPGDEDHAVQFVFAFAEEQNEEVGGIYAEGDVIHAYAQCTCGTAFSDRWNASEA from the coding sequence ATGAGTGATCCACGCGAGGAGTTCCTCGCCGGCGAACGGCCCGAGGACGTCGCGCTGTTCCTGGCCGACTCGTACGTCTCCGACGAACGCCTCGAGCAGTTCGGCGACCGAGTCGACGACGGCACACTGATCGTCGTCGACGGCGAGCGCGGACGGAGCGCCTTCCAGGCGGCGACCGGTACCGGTGCGATGGAGTTCGCCAAGTCGGCGATGAACCTCGAAGGGATCATCGACGACGACCTCACGGGCGGGCAGTGTCCGGAGGCGCCAGGCGACGAGGACCACGCGGTGCAGTTCGTCTTCGCGTTCGCGGAGGAGCAAAACGAGGAGGTCGGCGGCATCTACGCCGAGGGCGACGTCATCCACGCCTACGCCCAGTGTACGTGCGGGACGGCGTTCTCGGACCGGTGGAACGCGTCCGAGGCCTAG
- a CDS encoding DUF5787 family protein, giving the protein MSSSASASEFAFELELCARLEERRAGVVARQLGAAVADPGGRVLDVICVDPGPEFDDRVSITSEAIPDAAIESAVGTGQARYWKDAFDCHPDRARRAVERAVEIDFFERDPAKSAASGREYVRQVARYPDWYDRIVGIENKPDLGRPGDLEAQLRTDVSLALVDEAVLATESYVTRAHLNRIPEEVGVWRVHRDGADSDEPLEIEVIRDPEPLPVDEPGIEPLEFHPGRTDVGVVSADAKARTRRRLAERAYGKGWRTYDFPECAACGPDDASGATLPRCAWKGRVVDAAAECGPSCPGYEAASAPDTDLEAERERRTAWEADPSGKRRRQSGLDQFG; this is encoded by the coding sequence GTGTCTTCGTCCGCGTCCGCCTCGGAGTTCGCGTTCGAACTCGAACTGTGCGCCCGCCTCGAGGAGCGGCGCGCGGGCGTCGTGGCGCGCCAACTCGGCGCGGCCGTCGCCGATCCCGGCGGCCGGGTGCTCGACGTGATCTGCGTCGATCCCGGCCCCGAGTTCGACGATCGCGTCTCGATTACGAGCGAGGCGATCCCCGACGCCGCCATCGAGTCCGCCGTCGGCACCGGCCAGGCGCGCTACTGGAAGGACGCCTTCGACTGCCATCCCGACCGCGCCAGGCGGGCCGTCGAGCGCGCCGTCGAGATCGACTTCTTCGAACGCGACCCCGCCAAGAGCGCGGCGTCGGGCCGCGAGTATGTCCGCCAGGTCGCTCGCTACCCCGACTGGTACGACCGCATCGTCGGGATCGAGAACAAGCCCGACCTGGGCCGGCCGGGCGACCTCGAAGCGCAACTGCGGACGGACGTCAGCCTGGCGCTGGTCGACGAGGCCGTGCTCGCGACGGAGAGTTACGTGACCCGCGCGCACCTGAATCGCATCCCCGAGGAAGTCGGCGTCTGGCGGGTGCACCGCGACGGAGCCGACTCAGACGAGCCGCTCGAGATCGAGGTAATCCGCGACCCTGAGCCGCTGCCCGTCGACGAACCGGGCATCGAACCGCTCGAATTCCACCCGGGCCGGACCGACGTCGGCGTCGTCTCGGCCGACGCGAAGGCCCGCACCAGGCGTCGGCTCGCCGAGCGGGCCTACGGCAAGGGGTGGCGGACCTACGACTTCCCCGAGTGTGCGGCCTGCGGTCCGGACGACGCGAGCGGCGCGACGCTGCCCCGCTGTGCGTGGAAGGGACGGGTCGTCGACGCGGCCGCGGAGTGCGGCCCCTCGTGTCCGGGCTACGAGGCCGCGTCGGCGCCGGACACGGATCTCGAAGCCGAACGCGAGCGCCGGACCGCCTGGGAGGCCGACCCGTCGGGGAAGCGACGGCGACAGTCCGGACTCGACCAGTTCGGCTGA
- a CDS encoding winged helix-turn-helix domain-containing protein, producing MSSSDVSSDREGPLECTECLDPADAFALVGNETRLAILEALWAADERPVSFSDLRREVGMRDSAQFNYHLQKLTGHFVARVEDGYTFKHAGEKVVRSVIAGSFNERPTVDPFPVEGACFACDGSLRVVYEDERLTVECLDCGQEHGEYAFPPGGLNDRTREEVADAFDQRVRHLHCLAADGVCPECSGRMRTGVVEDGSCCLGVGVRVDHECAQCGHTLCSAAGLRLLDHSAVVGFHRERGVSIDERPYWTLPWCVSDEYTRILERDPYRLEVRIPLAGDELRATLDDDLDVVDVRVESAPR from the coding sequence ATGAGTAGCTCAGACGTCTCGAGCGACCGAGAGGGGCCGCTCGAGTGCACGGAGTGTCTCGACCCCGCCGACGCGTTCGCGCTCGTCGGCAACGAGACGCGCCTGGCGATCCTCGAAGCGCTGTGGGCGGCCGACGAGCGGCCGGTCTCGTTCTCCGACCTGCGCCGCGAAGTCGGCATGCGCGATTCGGCGCAGTTCAACTACCACCTGCAGAAGCTGACGGGTCACTTCGTCGCGCGGGTCGAGGACGGCTACACGTTCAAACACGCCGGGGAGAAGGTCGTCCGCTCGGTGATCGCCGGCTCGTTCAACGAGCGCCCGACGGTCGATCCCTTCCCCGTCGAAGGGGCCTGTTTCGCCTGCGACGGCTCGCTTCGGGTCGTCTACGAGGACGAGCGATTAACTGTCGAGTGTCTCGACTGCGGGCAGGAACACGGCGAGTACGCCTTCCCGCCAGGCGGGCTGAACGACCGCACCCGCGAGGAGGTCGCCGACGCGTTCGACCAGCGGGTCCGCCACCTGCACTGCCTGGCCGCCGACGGCGTCTGCCCGGAGTGCAGCGGACGCATGCGGACCGGCGTCGTCGAGGACGGCTCGTGCTGCCTCGGCGTCGGCGTCAGGGTCGATCACGAGTGCGCCCAGTGCGGCCACACCCTCTGCTCGGCCGCCGGGCTTCGCCTCCTCGACCACTCCGCGGTCGTCGGGTTCCACCGCGAGCGCGGCGTCTCCATAGACGAGCGACCGTACTGGACGCTCCCGTGGTGCGTCTCCGACGAGTACACCCGGATCCTCGAGCGCGATCCCTACCGCCTCGAGGTTCGCATCCCGTTGGCGGGCGACGAACTCCGCGCGACGCTCGACGACGACCTCGACGTGGTCGACGTGCGGGTCGAATCGGCGCCGCGCTGA
- a CDS encoding ATP-binding protein: MSDAALDVVEFLLTASVYSDDRTLDENDLPPSFRRVYWTGGVDDDGENGDGESGSGSSGSRGPSRRPAGISRPLSVTTTTAREATGVDRPWEAVSELMFTERDEFSGTITLAQQGMAEKWFAERADEERLLENPTLAKHFADREEYNFDVTHEEARDRNRPIQADRVWIDALLDEYFDEEDDEEMLDLVEVRAPEEVDITLDDLVLTDDQQNELDKIAKAIEHRDYLSNIGLREIGKLLFVGPPGTGKTSTAQALARDMDLPFVEVKLSMITSQYLGETAKNVDKTFEVAKRLSPCILFIDEFDFVAKTRRSDEHAALKRAVNTLLKSIDNVSLIEDDVLLIGATNHPDQLDDAAWRRFDEIINFPKPDSGMRADILQVITRQMKIDEFDPHLIAEVTEGLTGSDLRMVLREAVLEALTEDRTRLTQEDLLNAVEEFEERDNLKNMDMIEGDHDALVAGGDIESAASDGGHSHDHDHDHSHDH, translated from the coding sequence ATGAGTGACGCGGCGCTCGATGTCGTTGAGTTTCTGCTCACGGCGAGCGTGTATTCGGACGACCGGACGCTAGACGAGAACGACCTCCCGCCGTCGTTCCGCCGGGTCTACTGGACCGGCGGGGTCGACGACGACGGCGAGAACGGGGACGGCGAAAGCGGGAGCGGGAGCAGCGGCAGCAGGGGACCGTCCCGCAGACCCGCCGGAATCAGCCGCCCGCTCTCGGTCACGACCACCACCGCCCGCGAGGCGACCGGCGTCGACCGCCCGTGGGAGGCCGTCTCCGAGCTGATGTTCACCGAGCGCGACGAGTTCTCCGGCACGATCACCCTCGCCCAGCAGGGGATGGCCGAGAAGTGGTTCGCCGAACGCGCCGACGAGGAGCGGCTGCTCGAGAACCCGACCCTGGCGAAACACTTCGCGGACCGCGAGGAGTACAACTTCGACGTCACCCACGAGGAAGCCCGCGACCGCAACCGCCCGATTCAGGCCGACCGCGTCTGGATCGACGCCCTCCTCGACGAGTACTTCGACGAGGAGGACGACGAGGAGATGCTCGACCTCGTGGAGGTCCGCGCGCCCGAGGAGGTCGACATCACCCTCGACGACCTCGTCCTCACCGACGACCAGCAGAACGAACTCGACAAGATCGCGAAGGCGATCGAACACCGCGACTACCTCTCGAACATCGGCCTGCGCGAGATCGGCAAACTGCTGTTCGTCGGCCCGCCGGGGACCGGCAAGACCTCGACCGCCCAGGCGCTGGCCCGGGACATGGACCTCCCGTTCGTCGAGGTCAAGCTCTCGATGATCACGAGCCAGTATCTCGGCGAGACGGCCAAGAACGTCGATAAGACCTTCGAGGTCGCCAAGCGACTCTCCCCCTGTATCCTCTTTATCGACGAGTTCGACTTCGTCGCCAAAACTCGCCGCAGCGACGAACACGCCGCGCTCAAGCGCGCCGTCAACACCCTGCTGAAGAGCATCGACAACGTCTCGCTCATCGAGGACGACGTCCTGCTCATCGGCGCGACCAACCACCCCGATCAGCTCGACGATGCCGCCTGGCGGCGCTTCGACGAGATCATCAACTTCCCCAAGCCCGACTCCGGGATGCGGGCGGACATCCTCCAGGTCATCACCCGCCAGATGAAGATCGACGAGTTCGATCCCCACCTCATCGCGGAGGTCACGGAGGGGCTGACCGGCAGCGACCTGCGGATGGTGCTCCGCGAGGCGGTTCTGGAAGCGCTGACCGAAGACCGGACGCGGCTGACCCAGGAGGACCTGCTCAACGCTGTCGAGGAGTTCGAGGAGCGGGACAACCTGAAGAACATGGACATGATCGAGGGCGACCACGACGCGCTCGTGGCCGGCGGCGACATCGAGAGCGCGGCCAGCGACGGCGGCCATTCGCACGATCACGACCACGACCACAGTCACGATCACTGA
- a CDS encoding DUF2237 family protein, which produces MPDDRNVYGTELQPCSTDPMTGFVRDGCCRRVESDRGRHELCAVMTEEFLQFSKARGNDLTSPEPAFEFPGLEPGDRWCLCLARWLEAEEADCAPPVVLEATHEAVLRDVEPDLLREHEYDGRADAGSDGDSSSSSGSGTDTGPETK; this is translated from the coding sequence ATGCCCGACGATCGGAACGTCTACGGTACCGAACTGCAGCCCTGTAGCACCGACCCGATGACGGGGTTCGTGCGGGACGGCTGCTGTCGCCGCGTCGAGTCAGACCGCGGTCGTCACGAGCTCTGTGCGGTGATGACCGAGGAGTTCCTGCAGTTCAGCAAGGCCCGCGGCAACGACCTCACCTCGCCCGAGCCGGCGTTCGAGTTCCCGGGACTCGAACCAGGCGACCGGTGGTGTCTCTGCCTGGCCCGCTGGCTCGAGGCGGAGGAGGCCGACTGCGCCCCGCCGGTAGTGCTCGAGGCGACCCACGAGGCGGTCCTGCGCGACGTCGAGCCGGACCTGCTCCGGGAACACGAGTACGACGGGCGCGCGGACGCCGGTTCGGACGGCGATTCCAGTTCCAGTTCCGGTTCCGGGACGGATACCGGGCCCGAGACGAAGTAA
- a CDS encoding universal stress protein yields MDASEPFTADTVLAPVDGSDESATAVEYAVAVADRYDATVHALFVLGHGVVHGLEAGTVDETAVAEGTQGFFDEIRSIAADADVSLATSVDDGFSQTRKTRHPGNVVLDTADTIDADFIVLPREPVTEAEAEVLEKAAEYVLSYASQPVLSV; encoded by the coding sequence ATGGACGCCAGCGAGCCGTTTACCGCCGACACCGTCCTCGCGCCGGTCGACGGGAGCGACGAGTCAGCTACCGCCGTCGAGTACGCCGTCGCCGTTGCCGACCGCTACGACGCCACCGTCCACGCCCTGTTCGTCCTCGGGCACGGCGTCGTTCACGGCCTCGAGGCGGGCACCGTCGACGAAACCGCCGTCGCGGAGGGCACGCAGGGCTTTTTCGACGAGATCCGGTCAATCGCCGCGGACGCCGACGTGTCGCTCGCGACCTCGGTCGACGACGGCTTCTCGCAGACGCGGAAGACTCGACATCCGGGCAACGTCGTCCTCGACACCGCGGACACGATCGACGCCGACTTCATCGTGCTTCCGCGGGAACCCGTGACGGAAGCCGAGGCGGAGGTCCTCGAAAAGGCTGCTGAGTACGTTCTCTCGTACGCGAGCCAGCCCGTCCTCTCGGTGTAA
- a CDS encoding MBL fold metallo-hydrolase, whose translation MRVTLLGAGDTTGTPTVGCDCDTCAAARERGVERTRFSVHVENERTGESLLIDFSPDFRQQFLRDAVSLPDAAVITHIHFDHLHGLGNAFRVFDSLPVYAADETDPATGESVAETVADQYDYLDPLEVRPTTPLEPVRICGLDVTLIPVDHPPLVCYGLAVEDPETGTKLSITGDTSYDVPDESRTVLADPDLLLADAIVPASLCEHHPIGGRHEDAAGVSRTFGTKHMTREGALALAEELGAERTRLVHVAHFYPADEAFEEPLAVDGERYVL comes from the coding sequence ATGCGGGTGACGCTGCTCGGCGCCGGCGACACGACCGGGACGCCGACCGTCGGCTGCGACTGCGATACCTGTGCGGCCGCCCGCGAGCGCGGCGTCGAGCGCACCAGGTTCTCGGTCCACGTCGAAAACGAACGCACGGGTGAGTCGCTGCTGATCGACTTCAGCCCCGACTTCCGCCAGCAGTTCCTGCGTGACGCGGTCTCGCTGCCCGACGCCGCCGTGATCACGCACATCCACTTCGATCACCTCCACGGCCTGGGCAACGCCTTCCGCGTCTTCGACTCGCTGCCCGTCTACGCGGCCGACGAGACCGATCCCGCGACCGGCGAGAGCGTCGCCGAGACCGTCGCCGACCAGTACGACTACCTCGACCCGCTCGAGGTCCGCCCGACGACGCCGCTGGAGCCGGTCCGGATCTGCGGGCTGGACGTGACCCTAATCCCGGTCGACCACCCGCCGCTGGTCTGTTACGGCCTGGCCGTCGAGGACCCCGAGACGGGCACGAAACTCTCGATCACCGGCGACACGAGCTACGACGTTCCCGACGAGTCGCGGACCGTTCTGGCCGACCCCGATCTGCTGCTGGCCGACGCGATCGTGCCGGCGAGCCTCTGCGAACACCACCCGATCGGCGGCCGTCACGAGGACGCCGCGGGCGTCTCGCGGACGTTCGGGACGAAGCACATGACCCGCGAGGGGGCGCTCGCGCTGGCCGAGGAGTTGGGCGCCGAGCGGACGCGCCTGGTCCACGTCGCACACTTCTATCCCGCCGACGAGGCGTTCGAGGAGCCGCTGGCGGTCGACGGCGAGCGGTACGTACTGTAA
- a CDS encoding universal stress protein: MNVLLGLGGSDESVKTLRRTIDRTTAVGDDLTVVVVDKPEAKRSQDEMYDQAVDALEEAGLDDVTVETLEGDPGSALVDYAEQGEYDQLVIGGGTLSPMGKIQLGPITEFVLLNAPTTVKLVR, translated from the coding sequence ATGAACGTGTTGCTGGGTCTCGGCGGCAGCGACGAGTCGGTGAAGACGCTCCGACGGACCATCGATCGAACGACGGCGGTCGGCGACGACCTCACCGTCGTCGTCGTCGACAAGCCCGAGGCGAAACGCTCGCAGGACGAGATGTACGACCAGGCGGTCGACGCGCTCGAGGAGGCCGGCCTCGACGACGTCACGGTCGAGACGCTCGAGGGCGATCCGGGCAGCGCCCTCGTCGATTACGCCGAACAGGGCGAGTACGACCAACTGGTCATCGGCGGGGGGACCCTGAGCCCGATGGGCAAGATCCAGCTCGGACCGATCACCGAGTTCGTCCTGCTGAACGCGCCCACGACGGTCAAACTGGTGCGATAA